The following nucleotide sequence is from Psychroflexus torquis ATCC 700755.
CTCGTGAAATTTTATGCATGTCCACAAGGTTTTCTGCGGTAACGCCCATACCATCTGTCCCATAAGACTCTTCCATTTTTGGATTGATAAATCTCCATCCAAAGCTTGTGTCGTACATTTTAGCATCATTTCCATAAGCCGAAGAGGGTTTTGTTATGGCATAGGGTCCTCGAGTCATATGCTCAACACCACCTGCTATAAAGAGGTCGCCATCTCCTGCTTTTATTGCTCTATTTGCATGTATAATAGCAGAAAGTCCACTACTACACAATCGGTTGACGGTTTCACCTGGAACGGTAAAAGGTAAACCAGCTAACAGCGAACACATGCGAGCTACATTTCGATTGTCTTCCCCAGCTTGATTAGCACATCCTAAAATCACATCATCATAAGCTTTTTTGGGAATATTAGGATTCCGCTTTACTACTTCTTTAATAACTAAAGCTCCTAAATCGTCTACCCTTAATGGAGACAGGGCTCCCTTATAATTTCCTATTGGCGTTCTTATGCCATCTATAATGTATGCGTCCATATTTTATTATTATCTAAAAGTAAATTCAATTATTAATGTTTTACTCCCATTCTTTAGAAGTTCTGTAAACAACTCCCTTAAATAAGGCTACTATTTGTTCTCCTTTTTTTAGTTCAACGATGTGAAATCCTAGCTTATTTTTGGTCACTTCAACTATGGATTCTGCTGTGATATAATCATTTTCATGTAAGGCTTCTATATGGTTAATCGAGGTTTCTATAGAGACCGCATAGTTTCCGTGGGTATTCGCAGCAAAACCGAAGGCTGTATCTGCTAAAGAATAGGTAATCCCACCATGGGCTTTTTGCATAGAATTCAGCATTTCCCTTCTTATTTTTAAGCCTACCTTACATTTTCCTAGGCTAATTTCCAAAATTTCAACGCCTAACCAAGAACTAAAGGCATCTTGGGAAAGCATTTTTTCAGGTATGGTAGTTGGTTTCATAAGTTGATTGGTATGTTTAAATTCCTAGATCTCAAACACTTTATTTTCTTTATTTAATTGACGAAGCAACGGGCTACATCTGTAGCGATCTTCTCTATACGTATCATACAGAAAATCCATCTGTTCTACGCACCAATCGATTCTTTTTTTATTGGCCCAGCTCAGTAAGCCTTTCGGATAATTAACACCCTTGGTCATCGCCAAATCAATGTCTTTAGCCGTGGCAATATTTAAAGATAAGGCATCAGCAGCTTCATTAATAAGCATAACAAGGATTCTATTAAAGATTTTTTCACCTTGAGCTTTATCCTTTACAGGGGGTATCTTCTTAGCATTTTCTGAGTAGTTATAAAATCCCTTTCCAGATTTCCTACCTAAATATCCTGCTTCAGCATACCGTTTTTGTGTTAAAGAGGGCTTGTAACGCGGATCGTAATAAAAGGCTGTAAAAACAGTTTCTGTTACGGTGTAGTTCACATCATTACCAATAAAATCCATCAGTTGAAAAGGCCCCATCCTAAACCCTCCAAGCTCTTTCATAGCCCAGTCTATAGTTGCAAAACCGGCTTCCCCTTCTGGTAGTCCTGCGAAACCTTCTTCATAGATCCGCAGCGCTTCTCCATAAAAAGGCCTAGCCACTCGATTCACAATAAATCCAGGAGTGTCTTTTGCTTTAACCGCTATTTTCTTCCAACTCTCGATAATAGAAAACACATCTTCAAATACCTTACTCGAGGTTTGCACAGCTGGCACCACTTCTACCAAGGGCATTAATGGAGCAGGATTAAAAAAGTGAATCCCAATGCATCGTTCTGGTTTTTCTAAGGCAGAAGCTATAGACGCTATGGAAAGCGAGGAGGTGTTACTAGCTATTATCGCTTCGTCAGATTGATAGCTCTCCAGTTCTTTAAAGACCTTTTGTTTAATGTCTAGATTCTCGACGATCGCTTCGATGGTTAAATCGGCATCCGATAAATCTTTTAGGCTTTCCACATAAGTGATGTTGGACTGTATCCTCGTTTTTTCTATGTCATCTATACGTCCTTTTTCAATCAAACGATTGAGTATTTTCTCTAAAGACTGCTTCGCCTTTTCTAAAGCTTCCTTTTTTGTATCGTAAATTTTTACGCGACACTCAGCTGTTGCAGCGACTTGAGCAATACCACTTCCCATGGTTCCACTTCCTATAATAGCTATGTTCATAAACTGAAATATTGAATATCGAATAATTAATTCTCAATTATAAAGTTTTAATTATTCAATGAGTGTTTTAATTAGTTTGTAATTTTTAGATATCGAATTCTATTTATTTTTTTGTTCTGATGTTCTAATACTAGTAACAAATATGGCTATCAATTGATTGTTTTCTTCTAATAATTCGTCCAACTTTTTAAAGTTTTCAATCAATTCTGCTCCCTTTTGGATTTTTAAATTTACTAATGACTCCCTTAATTCTTTTAAACACAAACGCATTTTATGTAAAAAATCTCGTGGAGATTCTGCACTCTGCGCTTCTCCATAGTTTAAAGCGGCCGATGTGGTTGATCTAATTAATTGTTTAGCCAAGTGTTGAGAAGCAAAAGATCCATTCAAATTGCCAGAAACAAGAATCACGTTTACCGAGAAATTAATTAAACGATTTTCAATATCATATTTGTATTTACTCATATTTAAAATTATTCAAGAGTCAATTTTTCACTTCGACATTCAGTAATCAATGTTCTAAGTTCTGTATTAGGTATTCCTTATTCAGCATTCGTTATTCAGCATTCTCTATTTTGCATTCTCTATTCAAAATTCGTTATTCGTTATTCAGCATTCTCTATTCAATATTCGGCATTCATTATTCTCTATTCAGCATTCCCTATTCAGCATTCATTATTTTCTATTCAGCATTCGTTATTCAGCATTCGTTATTCAGCATTCCTTATTCAGCATTCAATATTCTTACTTCCCTTTAAATTCAGGCTTGCGTTTCTCCATAAAGGCGGCAACTCCCTCTTCATAATCCTCTGTAGACGCGGCTGCGATTTGATACTCCGATTCTAGTGCTAATTGTTCTTCTAAGGTGTTATTGAAAGATTTATTAAGTGCTTTTTTGGTGTATGCCAAGGCTTTTGTGGGCATCTTTGATACTTTTTTAGCTAAACTTTCCACTTCCTCATGAAAGGTTTCTGTAGAAAAATATTTATAAATCATCCCCATGCGCTCAGCTTCCACAGCATCTACTTTATCCCCAAGCATTGCAAGAGCGGATGCCCTTTGAAACCCGATTAACCGGGGTAGAAAAAATGTTCCTGCTGAATCTGGAATTAAACCAATTTTAGAAAAAGCTTGTATAAAGCTTGCTTCTTCCGAGGCTACTACTATATCGCAGGCTAAAGCAATATTAGCTCCTGCACCAGCGGCGACTCCATTAACAGCAGCGATCACTGGCTTTTCTATATTTCTGATTCTGGTGATAATCGGATTGTAATGGTCGTCCAAGATCTTTTTAAACCCAGGATTTTGTTCGGGGTCTGTGATTTCTTGTAAATCTTGACCTGCACAAAAAGCTTTGCCTTCTCCAGCAAGCACTATAGCTCGAACCTCATCATTGCTGCTGCAATCGTCTAAAGTTTTCTGTAGGTTGAAAGCCATTTCTCTGTTGAAGCTATTGTATTTCTTAGGCCTATTGAACTTAATATAGGCGACTTGATCTTGTATATTTAGTAAAATACTGGAATCCATTATTTTAGAATTTTTTATGAATTTATAGATCGAAAAGTTACGAAATTGAGACGTAACTAATTTGAATTTTTAGCTGAGCTTTAGAACTAGAAAACTGAAAGTCACTTAAAAAATTGTAGTTAAATAACTTTGTAAAAAGCCGTTTCAGAGAAGCCTCGGTTAGGGATTGAGGCCTTTGTTGGAGCTCTTCTCGTTTTTGATGAGAAAGCGACGGGCGAAAGCGCGACCCCTCCCGATAGCGATAGTTATGAGAGGGGAAACCGCCAAATTATTTTAAGTTAGACATTTGAAATAATCGAAAGTCTCTTCGCAATCCTCACATTTAAACATGGCCTTGCAAGCTGTAGAACCAAATTGACTCACCAGTCTTGTATTCTTAGACTCACACTGTGGACAAGAAATGACCCGTTTATTTCCTAACAAAGCCTCCTTATCTGAAGTGGCGTCCATTGGAGGGGCTATCCCATAATCTCTTAGAGCTTGCTTTCCTTCATCGGTCATCCAATCGGTAGTCCAAGCTGGAGATAAAATGAGTTTAACTTTTGGAATGTAACCGTGTTTCTTGAGTTCTGTTTTGATATCATCTCCTATTACATCCATAGCAGGACAACCACTGTAGGTGGGAGTAATTTCAACAAAAACGTTTTCCCCCTTTAAATATGCTGACCTTACAACACCTAAGTCGATAATGGAAAGCACGGGGATTTCTGGATCCGGAACTGATTTGAGGATCGAAAAGAGTTCTGCTTCTATGTATACATCTTCAGTCAAAAGCTATAGTGAATTTAGAAGTTTATAAATAAAATTGCTGGAACAATACTTTTAATTTTAAGTATCCAACTCAATTTAAGACCTAAGACTTACCATTTCATATCTGGGTAAGTGCGTTGCATAAACTGCATGTCGGATAAAATATATCCCATATGTTCTGAATGTATTCCTTTTTTCCCTCCTTTTTGGAAATATTCTACCTCGGGGATTTGAAGTTTACATTCTTTAAGTAAACTATTTACCACTGTGTAATACTCAGATTTCAACGTTGAATTATCAACTCCAAAACCAGCATCAGCAACAACTTGGTCATCTTTTGTCATATGAAACAATTCATCGGTAAACACCCATAAATCATTAACGGCCTGTTGTGTTTTCTGTTTACTTTCTTTAGTTCCATCTCCAAGCCTTTTTAACCAATCTCCAGAAAATCGCTTGTGATAGGACACTTCTTTTAAACTCTTTTTAGCGATAGCTTGAAAGTTGACATTCTTGGATTTCTCTAGTTCTTTTAAAAGTAAATAATGAAACACGTCAAAGAAATACTGTCGGACAATGACATAAGCGAAATCTGTATTTGGCTGTTCTACCAAAAGGACATTTTTATATTCTCTTTCTTTTCTTAAAAAAGCCACATCATCTTCAGTGATATCTTTTAGGGACAATTCGGCTACATATTGATAATAGCTTCGAGTTTGCCCTAATAAATCCAAGGCTATATTTGTTAATGCAATATCGGTTTCCAAAGTAGGCCCGTGACCGCACAATTCTGAAATACGCTGACCTAAAATCATCGAGTTATCAGCGATACCATGGATATAATGTATTAAATTTTCATTTGTCATTTGATAGTGTCTTATAAAGTTGAAGGAAAAAACACCTTTCTACATGTGTTCAATATCGTCCGGTAAGTCATAAAATGTAGGATGACGATATGCTTTATCTGTTGCTGGTTCAAACATTTCTGCATTATCATCGGGATTGGAGGCTTTTATATTTTTGGACTCTACCACCCAAATACTTACGCCTTCATTTCTTCTCGTATAAACATCTCTCGCATTTTTGAGAGCCATCTCTGCATCTGGGGCATGTAAGCTTCCGAAATGGCGATGTTCTAAGCCATTTTTACTCCTTACAAATACTTCCCAAAGCTGCCAGTTCTTTTTCATACTCATTTTATAAATAATCGATTTTTAATCATTGTACTATTCTGAATTACACAGCCTGTTTTGCCTCTTGGCTTTCGGCTTGTTTTTCAGCATAAGCTACAGCGGCATCTCTTACCCATTCTCCGTTATCCCAAGCATTTTTTCTAGCAGAGATTCTCTCCTTATTACACATCCCGTGACCTTTTACCACTTGCCAAAACTCTTCCCAGTCTATCTCTCCGAAATCGTAATGACCCGTTTCGTTATTGTATTTTAACTCTGAATCTGGGATGTTTAAGCCAATAATATCTGCTTGAGGAACCGTTTGGTCAATAAACTGTTGACGCAACTCATCATTCGACTTACGTTTGAGCTTCCATATCATGGATTGCTCCGTGTGTGTAGATTGCTCATCGGTTGGACCAAGCATCATTAAAGCTGGCCACCACCATCTATTCAAGGCATCTTGCGCCATGTCTTTTTGTTCTTGAGTTCCGTTACAAAGGGTCATCATGATCTCATAACCTTGTCTTTGGTGAAAACTCTCTTCTTTACAAACTCTCACCATTGCTCTGGCATAAGGTCCA
It contains:
- the paaA gene encoding 1,2-phenylacetyl-CoA epoxidase subunit PaaA, translating into MSHTEKKIANADQIRSLEEMFDAKIARDGKIEPKDWMPEKYRKTHIRQISQHAHSEIVGMLPEANWISRAPSLRRKVALLAKVQDEAGHGLYLYSACETLGISREELYEQLHSGKAKYSSIFNYPTLTWADMGAIGWLVDGAAIINQVPLCSTSFGPYARAMVRVCKEESFHQRQGYEIMMTLCNGTQEQKDMAQDALNRWWWPALMMLGPTDEQSTHTEQSMIWKLKRKSNDELRQQFIDQTVPQADIIGLNIPDSELKYNNETGHYDFGEIDWEEFWQVVKGHGMCNKERISARKNAWDNGEWVRDAAVAYAEKQAESQEAKQAV
- the paaB gene encoding 1,2-phenylacetyl-CoA epoxidase subunit PaaB, which encodes MKKNWQLWEVFVRSKNGLEHRHFGSLHAPDAEMALKNARDVYTRRNEGVSIWVVESKNIKASNPDDNAEMFEPATDKAYRHPTFYDLPDDIEHM
- a CDS encoding PaaI family thioesterase translates to MKPTTIPEKMLSQDAFSSWLGVEILEISLGKCKVGLKIRREMLNSMQKAHGGITYSLADTAFGFAANTHGNYAVSIETSINHIEALHENDYITAESIVEVTKNKLGFHIVELKKGEQIVALFKGVVYRTSKEWE
- a CDS encoding enoyl-CoA hydratase-related protein, coding for MDSSILLNIQDQVAYIKFNRPKKYNSFNREMAFNLQKTLDDCSSNDEVRAIVLAGEGKAFCAGQDLQEITDPEQNPGFKKILDDHYNPIITRIRNIEKPVIAAVNGVAAGAGANIALACDIVVASEEASFIQAFSKIGLIPDSAGTFFLPRLIGFQRASALAMLGDKVDAVEAERMGMIYKYFSTETFHEEVESLAKKVSKMPTKALAYTKKALNKSFNNTLEEQLALESEYQIAAASTEDYEEGVAAFMEKRKPEFKGK
- the paaC gene encoding 1,2-phenylacetyl-CoA epoxidase subunit PaaC, which translates into the protein MTNENLIHYIHGIADNSMILGQRISELCGHGPTLETDIALTNIALDLLGQTRSYYQYVAELSLKDITEDDVAFLRKEREYKNVLLVEQPNTDFAYVIVRQYFFDVFHYLLLKELEKSKNVNFQAIAKKSLKEVSYHKRFSGDWLKRLGDGTKESKQKTQQAVNDLWVFTDELFHMTKDDQVVADAGFGVDNSTLKSEYYTVVNSLLKECKLQIPEVEYFQKGGKKGIHSEHMGYILSDMQFMQRTYPDMKW
- a CDS encoding four helix bundle protein; protein product: MSKYKYDIENRLINFSVNVILVSGNLNGSFASQHLAKQLIRSTTSAALNYGEAQSAESPRDFLHKMRLCLKELRESLVNLKIQKGAELIENFKKLDELLEENNQLIAIFVTSIRTSEQKNK
- the paaD gene encoding 1,2-phenylacetyl-CoA epoxidase subunit PaaD; this encodes MTEDVYIEAELFSILKSVPDPEIPVLSIIDLGVVRSAYLKGENVFVEITPTYSGCPAMDVIGDDIKTELKKHGYIPKVKLILSPAWTTDWMTDEGKQALRDYGIAPPMDATSDKEALLGNKRVISCPQCESKNTRLVSQFGSTACKAMFKCEDCEETFDYFKCLT
- a CDS encoding 3-hydroxyacyl-CoA dehydrogenase NAD-binding domain-containing protein, translating into MNIAIIGSGTMGSGIAQVAATAECRVKIYDTKKEALEKAKQSLEKILNRLIEKGRIDDIEKTRIQSNITYVESLKDLSDADLTIEAIVENLDIKQKVFKELESYQSDEAIIASNTSSLSIASIASALEKPERCIGIHFFNPAPLMPLVEVVPAVQTSSKVFEDVFSIIESWKKIAVKAKDTPGFIVNRVARPFYGEALRIYEEGFAGLPEGEAGFATIDWAMKELGGFRMGPFQLMDFIGNDVNYTVTETVFTAFYYDPRYKPSLTQKRYAEAGYLGRKSGKGFYNYSENAKKIPPVKDKAQGEKIFNRILVMLINEAADALSLNIATAKDIDLAMTKGVNYPKGLLSWANKKRIDWCVEQMDFLYDTYREDRYRCSPLLRQLNKENKVFEI